The Odocoileus virginianus isolate 20LAN1187 ecotype Illinois chromosome 3, Ovbor_1.2, whole genome shotgun sequence genome includes a window with the following:
- the ZFP62 gene encoding zinc finger protein 62 homolog isoform X1, which yields MSHLKTRGTEDEESTEKYENTGNAESIWPKVEGLHKDHMQESKVGETCDWDSKVENQMDKPEGKRMKEDKSGIREKIGKARNTANIKTEQEDEASEKSLHLSSKYVIHQTVPIEQKNSEQVKCVESINGNSHPSLQQKASAVKKSHKCDDCGKSFKYNSRLVQHKIMHTGEKRYECDDCGGTFRSSSSLRVHKRIHTGEKPYKCEECGKAYMSYSSLINHKSTHSGEKNCKCDECGKSFNYSSVLDQHKRIHTGEKPYECGECGKAFRNSSGLRVHKRIHTGEKPYECDICGKTFSNSSGLRVHKRIHTGEKPYECDECGKAFITCRTLLNHKSIHFGDKPYKCDECEKSFNYSSLLIQHKVIHTGEKPYECDECGKAFRNSSGLIVHKRIHTGEKPYKCDVCGKAFSYSSGLAVHKSIHPGKKAHECKECGKSFSYNSLLLQHRTIHTGERPYVCDVCGKTFRNNSGLKVHRRLHTGEKPYKCDVCGKAYISHSSLKNHKGIHLGEKPYKCSYCEKSFNYSSALEQHKRIHTREKPFGCDECGKAFRNNSGLKVHKRIHTGERPYKCEECGKAYISLSSLINHKSVHPGEKPYKCDECEKAFITYRTLINHKKIHLGEKPYKCDVCEKSFNYTSLLSQHRRVHTREKPYECDRCEKVFRNNSSLKVHKRIHTGEKPYKCDVCGKAYISHSSLINHKSTHPGKTPYTCDECGKAFFSNRTLISHKRVHLGEKPFKCVECGKSFSYSSLLSQHKRIHTGEKPYVCDGCGKAFRNSSGLTVHKRIHTGEKPYGCDECGKAYISHSSLINHKSVHGGQQPYNCECGKSFNYRSVLDQHKRIHTGKKLYQCNECGKAFNIRSNLTKHKRIHTGEEYLNVTNMGSHSGTSQKRTHEGGNALDGARMSMSL from the coding sequence TGTCACATTTGAAGACGAGGGGCACTGAGGATGAGGAATCAACTGAAAAGTATGAAAATACTGGAAATGCAGAATCTATATGGCCAAAAGTGGAAGGTCTTCACAAGGATCATATGCAGGAGTCTAAGGTTGGTGAAACTTGTGATTGGGATAGCAAGGTAGAAAATCAGATGGACAAGCCTGagggaaaaagaatgaaggaagacAAAAGTGGCATCAGGGAAAAGATTGGCAAAGCCAGGAATACAGCAAATATAAAGACAGAACAGGAAGATGAGGCATCTGAGAAAAGCTTACATCTGAGCTCAAAATATGTCATACACCAGACTGTCCCTATAGAACAGAAAAACAGTGAACAAGTAAAATGTGTGGAGAGCATTAATGGAAACTCTCATCCCAGTCTACAGCAAAAAGCCAGTGCTGTTAAGAAATCACATAAATGTGAtgactgtggaaaatccttcaaataCAATTCCCGACTTGTTCAGCATAAAATTATGCACACTGGTGAAAAACGCTATGAGTGCGATGACTGTGGAGGGACTTTCCGGAGCAGCTCAAGCCTTCGAGTCCACAAGAGGATCCATACTGGGGAGAAGCCGTACAAGTGTgaggaatgtgggaaagcctaCATGTCCTATTCCAGCCTTATAAACCACAAAAGCACCCATTCTGGGGAAAAGAACTGTAAGTGTGATGagtgtggaaaatccttcaattATAGCTCAGTTTTGGATCAGCATAAGAGAATTCACACTGGGGAGAAGCCCTATGAGTGTGGtgagtgtgggaaggccttcaggAACAGCTCTGGCCTCAGAGTCCACAAAAGGATCCACACAGGTGAGAAGCCCTATGAATGTGACATCTGTGGGAAAACCTTCAGTAATAGCTCTGGCCTTAGAGTCCACAAAAGGATTCATACAggggagaaaccctatgaatgtgatgagtgtgggaaggccttcatTACCTGCAGAACACTTCTAAATCATAAAAGCATCCACTTTGGAGATAAACCTTATAAATGTGATGAGTGtgaaaaatcatttaattatAGCTCTCTCCTCATTCAGCATAAAGTtatccacactggagagaaaccttatgaatgtGATGAATGTGGGAAGGCTTTCAGGAACAGTTCAGGCCTTATTGTGCATAAAAGGatccacacaggagagaaaccttacaaatgtgATGTCTGTGGCAAAGCATTCAGCTATAGCTCAGGCCTGGCAGTCCATAAAAGCATTCACCCTGGGAAGAAAGCCCATGAATGTAAGGAGTGTGGAAAATCATTCAGCTATAACTCACTTCTTCTTCAACATAGAACAATTCACACTGGAGAGAGACCTTATGTATGTgatgtctgtggaaaaactttcaGAAACAATTCAGGACTCAAAGTCCACAGGCGACTCCATACTGGGGAAAAACCTTATAAGTGTGATGTGTGTGGAAAAGCCTATATCTCACACTCTAGCCTTAAAAACCACAAAGGAATCCATCTTGGGGAGAAGCCCTATAAATGTAGTTATTGTGAAAAATCCTTCAATTACAGCTCTGCCCTTGAACAACATAAAAGGATTCATACAAGGGAGAAACCCTTTGGGTGTGATGAGTGTGGAAAAGCCTTCAGAAATAATTCAGGCCTTAAAGTCCATAAACGAATCCACACTGGGGAGAGACCTTACAAATGTGAAGAATGTGGGAAGGCCTACATCTCACTTTCAAGCCTTATAAATCATAAAAGTGTACACCCTGGGGAAAAGCCCTATAAGTGTGATGAGTGTGAGAAAGCCTTTATCACATACCGAACCCTTATAAATCACAAAAAAATTCATCTTGGGGAGAAGCCCTACAAATGCGATGTGTGTGAGAAATCTTTTAACTACACCTCACTTCTTTCTCAACACAGAAGGGTCCACACtagagagaaaccctatgaatgtgaCAGGTGTGAAAAAGTCTTCAGAAACAACTCAAGCCTTAAAGTGCATAAAAGAATTCATACTGGTGAGAAGCCCTATAAATGTGATGTGTGTGGAAAAGCCTACATCTCACACTCAAGCCTTATTAACCATAAAAGTACCCACCCTGGCAAGACCCCCTACACATGTGATGAATGTGGAAAAGCTTTTTTCTCAAACAGAACTCTTATAAGCCATAAAAGAGTCCATCTTGGGGAGAAACCCTTCAAATGTGTTGAATGTGGGAAGTCTTTCAGTTATAGCTCACTCCTTTCCCAACACAAGAGGATTCATACGGGGGAAAAACCCTATGTGTGTGATGGCTGTGGGAAGGCGTTCAGGAACAGCTCAGGCCTCACAGTGCATAAAAGGATACACACAGGTGAGAAACCCTATGGATGTGATGAGTGTGGGAAGGCATACATCTCACACTCGAGTCTTATCAACCATAAAAGTGTCCATGGTGGGCAGCAGCCCTATAATTGTGAGTGTGGGAAATCCTTCAATTATAGATCAGTCCTTGACCAACACAAAAGGATCCACACTGGAAAGAAGCTATACCAATGTAATGAGTGTGGGAAGGCTTTTAATATCAGATCAAATCTCACCAAGCATAAAAGAATCCATACTGGAGAGGAATATTTAAATGTGACAAATATGGGAAGTCACAGTGGCACATCCCAGAAGAGAACTCATGAGGGAGGGAATGCTCTGGATGGGGCCAGGATGAGCATGTCTCTGTAG
- the ZFP62 gene encoding zinc finger protein 62 homolog isoform X2, protein MQESKVGETCDWDSKVENQMDKPEGKRMKEDKSGIREKIGKARNTANIKTEQEDEASEKSLHLSSKYVIHQTVPIEQKNSEQVKCVESINGNSHPSLQQKASAVKKSHKCDDCGKSFKYNSRLVQHKIMHTGEKRYECDDCGGTFRSSSSLRVHKRIHTGEKPYKCEECGKAYMSYSSLINHKSTHSGEKNCKCDECGKSFNYSSVLDQHKRIHTGEKPYECGECGKAFRNSSGLRVHKRIHTGEKPYECDICGKTFSNSSGLRVHKRIHTGEKPYECDECGKAFITCRTLLNHKSIHFGDKPYKCDECEKSFNYSSLLIQHKVIHTGEKPYECDECGKAFRNSSGLIVHKRIHTGEKPYKCDVCGKAFSYSSGLAVHKSIHPGKKAHECKECGKSFSYNSLLLQHRTIHTGERPYVCDVCGKTFRNNSGLKVHRRLHTGEKPYKCDVCGKAYISHSSLKNHKGIHLGEKPYKCSYCEKSFNYSSALEQHKRIHTREKPFGCDECGKAFRNNSGLKVHKRIHTGERPYKCEECGKAYISLSSLINHKSVHPGEKPYKCDECEKAFITYRTLINHKKIHLGEKPYKCDVCEKSFNYTSLLSQHRRVHTREKPYECDRCEKVFRNNSSLKVHKRIHTGEKPYKCDVCGKAYISHSSLINHKSTHPGKTPYTCDECGKAFFSNRTLISHKRVHLGEKPFKCVECGKSFSYSSLLSQHKRIHTGEKPYVCDGCGKAFRNSSGLTVHKRIHTGEKPYGCDECGKAYISHSSLINHKSVHGGQQPYNCECGKSFNYRSVLDQHKRIHTGKKLYQCNECGKAFNIRSNLTKHKRIHTGEEYLNVTNMGSHSGTSQKRTHEGGNALDGARMSMSL, encoded by the coding sequence ATGCAGGAGTCTAAGGTTGGTGAAACTTGTGATTGGGATAGCAAGGTAGAAAATCAGATGGACAAGCCTGagggaaaaagaatgaaggaagacAAAAGTGGCATCAGGGAAAAGATTGGCAAAGCCAGGAATACAGCAAATATAAAGACAGAACAGGAAGATGAGGCATCTGAGAAAAGCTTACATCTGAGCTCAAAATATGTCATACACCAGACTGTCCCTATAGAACAGAAAAACAGTGAACAAGTAAAATGTGTGGAGAGCATTAATGGAAACTCTCATCCCAGTCTACAGCAAAAAGCCAGTGCTGTTAAGAAATCACATAAATGTGAtgactgtggaaaatccttcaaataCAATTCCCGACTTGTTCAGCATAAAATTATGCACACTGGTGAAAAACGCTATGAGTGCGATGACTGTGGAGGGACTTTCCGGAGCAGCTCAAGCCTTCGAGTCCACAAGAGGATCCATACTGGGGAGAAGCCGTACAAGTGTgaggaatgtgggaaagcctaCATGTCCTATTCCAGCCTTATAAACCACAAAAGCACCCATTCTGGGGAAAAGAACTGTAAGTGTGATGagtgtggaaaatccttcaattATAGCTCAGTTTTGGATCAGCATAAGAGAATTCACACTGGGGAGAAGCCCTATGAGTGTGGtgagtgtgggaaggccttcaggAACAGCTCTGGCCTCAGAGTCCACAAAAGGATCCACACAGGTGAGAAGCCCTATGAATGTGACATCTGTGGGAAAACCTTCAGTAATAGCTCTGGCCTTAGAGTCCACAAAAGGATTCATACAggggagaaaccctatgaatgtgatgagtgtgggaaggccttcatTACCTGCAGAACACTTCTAAATCATAAAAGCATCCACTTTGGAGATAAACCTTATAAATGTGATGAGTGtgaaaaatcatttaattatAGCTCTCTCCTCATTCAGCATAAAGTtatccacactggagagaaaccttatgaatgtGATGAATGTGGGAAGGCTTTCAGGAACAGTTCAGGCCTTATTGTGCATAAAAGGatccacacaggagagaaaccttacaaatgtgATGTCTGTGGCAAAGCATTCAGCTATAGCTCAGGCCTGGCAGTCCATAAAAGCATTCACCCTGGGAAGAAAGCCCATGAATGTAAGGAGTGTGGAAAATCATTCAGCTATAACTCACTTCTTCTTCAACATAGAACAATTCACACTGGAGAGAGACCTTATGTATGTgatgtctgtggaaaaactttcaGAAACAATTCAGGACTCAAAGTCCACAGGCGACTCCATACTGGGGAAAAACCTTATAAGTGTGATGTGTGTGGAAAAGCCTATATCTCACACTCTAGCCTTAAAAACCACAAAGGAATCCATCTTGGGGAGAAGCCCTATAAATGTAGTTATTGTGAAAAATCCTTCAATTACAGCTCTGCCCTTGAACAACATAAAAGGATTCATACAAGGGAGAAACCCTTTGGGTGTGATGAGTGTGGAAAAGCCTTCAGAAATAATTCAGGCCTTAAAGTCCATAAACGAATCCACACTGGGGAGAGACCTTACAAATGTGAAGAATGTGGGAAGGCCTACATCTCACTTTCAAGCCTTATAAATCATAAAAGTGTACACCCTGGGGAAAAGCCCTATAAGTGTGATGAGTGTGAGAAAGCCTTTATCACATACCGAACCCTTATAAATCACAAAAAAATTCATCTTGGGGAGAAGCCCTACAAATGCGATGTGTGTGAGAAATCTTTTAACTACACCTCACTTCTTTCTCAACACAGAAGGGTCCACACtagagagaaaccctatgaatgtgaCAGGTGTGAAAAAGTCTTCAGAAACAACTCAAGCCTTAAAGTGCATAAAAGAATTCATACTGGTGAGAAGCCCTATAAATGTGATGTGTGTGGAAAAGCCTACATCTCACACTCAAGCCTTATTAACCATAAAAGTACCCACCCTGGCAAGACCCCCTACACATGTGATGAATGTGGAAAAGCTTTTTTCTCAAACAGAACTCTTATAAGCCATAAAAGAGTCCATCTTGGGGAGAAACCCTTCAAATGTGTTGAATGTGGGAAGTCTTTCAGTTATAGCTCACTCCTTTCCCAACACAAGAGGATTCATACGGGGGAAAAACCCTATGTGTGTGATGGCTGTGGGAAGGCGTTCAGGAACAGCTCAGGCCTCACAGTGCATAAAAGGATACACACAGGTGAGAAACCCTATGGATGTGATGAGTGTGGGAAGGCATACATCTCACACTCGAGTCTTATCAACCATAAAAGTGTCCATGGTGGGCAGCAGCCCTATAATTGTGAGTGTGGGAAATCCTTCAATTATAGATCAGTCCTTGACCAACACAAAAGGATCCACACTGGAAAGAAGCTATACCAATGTAATGAGTGTGGGAAGGCTTTTAATATCAGATCAAATCTCACCAAGCATAAAAGAATCCATACTGGAGAGGAATATTTAAATGTGACAAATATGGGAAGTCACAGTGGCACATCCCAGAAGAGAACTCATGAGGGAGGGAATGCTCTGGATGGGGCCAGGATGAGCATGTCTCTGTAG